One genomic region from Thunnus maccoyii chromosome 16, fThuMac1.1, whole genome shotgun sequence encodes:
- the angel1 gene encoding protein angel homolog 1 isoform X2, translating to MIGILLFYGLYPLSRYLSSRPSDASKKGLPPAVVNGTAVWDAGAVTSRRFTQSQTTPLGQQLGPSSGSKGETKERMKEQSPVKQDDTRPDTDKEQLMAVLQGETKNEAKMSQVQSAVKLEETEIQEAQRQDKVETLKKEDTEIDHDRFYNKQNTEDGTNVASEDISPELALGAQLESLQTEDSIQATTCPVQEKTEIQSTEESVTPAEESVQYITYPVTPAEESVQYITYPVTSVEESVQYTTYPVTPAEESVQYTTYPVSPTVDSVQYITYPVTPVVESVQYATYPVTPAEESVQYTIYPVEEQIQIQSLEESVTPAEPSVQETTPLVQEQIQIPGAEEFVPEAETVVKVTECWDEYLADNDGAPSSDLVFTSLLANTENLTFSGQHDTQTGWHFPAGPGLADEVQCPLWQFPAVSYYPPAELTMPFEVMWRVWEEMDESATEARPALIPFPSTKASMDFTVMSYNILAQDLLEANQDLYTHCPLEVLDWSYRCSLLLKEIERWAPDILCLQEVQENHYHEQLYPVLTQMGYTCVYKRRTGTKTDGCATCYRSSLFSEVSVIPLEFFRPDVELLNRHNVGIVLLLRPVVPQGSQVKVTGPLLCVANTHLLFNPRRGDVKLAQLAMMLAEVHRVVKSCKAKGEHCNVILCGDFNSVPHMPLYQFITTGELYYQGLPAWMISGQEDLSYKANCHRLFAPLWPSCLGISDNCQYTTVEEMNESQSQVLGTRQYSHDFMLWLRYCPDAYVRPPDLQQIPGVTDNTPDASMRNQPFVRRFGHTISHRLDLESVYKHTLPGSGNSEVTTLHSEVGATVDYIFYSPKRISPSDQRAGGDLVNKGLKLISCLSLLSEDVLWSMKGLPNHIFPSDHLSLLAKFQLDLNAA from the exons ATGATTGGCATCCTGTTGTTTTATGGGCTCTACCCATTATCACGGTATCTGTCCAGTCGACCCTCAG ATGCCTCAAAGAAGGGTCTCCCTCCTGCAGTGGTTAATGGCACGGCAGTGTGGGATGCTGGTGCTGTCACAAGCAGGAGGTTCACCCAGTCTCAGACTACCCCACTGGGCCAGCAGCTCGGCCCAAGCAGTGGGTCGAAGGGAGAAACGAAAGAAAGGATGAAAGAGCAAAGTCCAGTAAAGCAAGACGATACGAGGCCTGACACAGACAAAGAACAGTTGATGGCTGTCCTGCAGGGAGAAACAAAGAATGAGGCAAAGATGAGTCAGGTGCAATCTGCAGTGAAGTTGGAAGAAACAGAGATACAAGAGGCACAGCGACAGGACAAAGTGGAAACTCTTAAGAAAGAGGACACAGAAATAGACCATGATAGGTTCTAtaataagcaaaacacagagGATGGAACTAATGTTGCAAGTGAGGACATTAGTCCAGAGCTAGCACTTGGGGCACAATTAGAGTCCCTGCAAACAGAAGACAGCATACAGGCAACAACTTGTCCAGTGCAGGAAAAAACAGAGATACAAAGCACTGAAGAGTCAGTAACTCCAGCTGAGGAGAGTGTTCAATACATCACCTATCCAGTAACTCCAGCTGAAGAGAGTGTTCAATACATCACCTATCCAGTAACTTCAGTTGAGGAGAGTGTTCAATACACCACCTATCCAGTAACTCCAGCTGAGGAGAGCGTTCAGTACACCACCTATCCAGTAAGTCCAACTGTGGACAGTGTTCAATACATCACCTATCCAGTAACTCCAGTTGTGGAGAGTGTTCAATATGCCACCTATCCAGTAACTCCAGCTGAGGAGAGTGTTCAGTACACCATCTATCCAGTGGaggaacaaatacagatacaaagcTTGGAAGAATCAGTAACCCCAGCTGAGCCCAGTGTACAAGAAACAACCCCTTTAGTACaggaacaaatacagatacCAGGGGCTGAAGAGTTTGTGCCTGAAGCTGAAACTGTAGTCAAAGTAACTGAATGCTGGGATGAATATTTAGCTGACAATGATGGGGCACCTAGTTCTGACCTGGTGTTTACCTCCCTTCTTGCAAACACTGAAAACCTTACATTTAGCGGGCAACACGATACACAAACTGGCTGGCACTTTCCTGCAGGACCAGGCCTAGCAGACGAAGTGCAGTGCCCGCTGTGGCAATTTCCTGCCGTGAGCTATTATCCTCCAGCTGAGCTGACAATGCCCTTTGAAG TAATGTGGAGAGTATGGGAGGAGATGGATGAGAGTGCCACTGAAGCAAGGCCTGCCCTGATACCCTTCCCATCCACAAAGGCCTCGATGGACTTCACTGTCATGTCCTACAACATCCTGGCTCAAGACCTGCTGGAGGCCAACCAGgatctgtacacacactgcCCCCTGGAGGTGCTGGACTGGAGCTACCGCTGCAGCCTTCTCTTAAAGGAAATTGAGAGATGGGCACCAGAT ATTCTGTGTCTCCAAGAGGTTCAGGAAAACCACTATCATGAACAACTGTATCCAGTCCTGACTCAGATGG GCTACACCTGTGTGTACAAGCGGCGTACAGGCACCAAGACAGATGGCTGTGCTACTTGCTATCGAAGCAGTCTCTTTTCTGAGGTATCAGTCATCCCGCTGGAGTTCTTCAGGCCTGACGTGGAGCTCCTGAACCGACACAATGTGGGCATTGTTTTGCTGCTTCGGCCAGTGGTCCCCCAGGGGTCACAGGTCAAGGTGACGGGTCCACTTCTCTGTGTGGCCAACACGCACCTGCTCTTCAACCCCAGGAGGGGTGATGTAAAGCTGGCTCAGTTAGCTATGATGCTGGCAGAAGTCCACCGTGTGGTCAAGTCCTGCAAGGCTAAAGGCGAACATTGTAATGTTATACTGTGTGGGGACTTTAACTCTGTCCCCCACATGCCTCTGTACCAGTTCATCACCACCGGTGAGCTCTACTACCAGGGTCTACCAGCATGGATG ATATCAGGTCAAGAGGATTTGTCATACAAGGCCAATTGCCACAGACTGTTTGCTCCTCTGTGGCCCAGCTGTCTGGGAATCAGTGACAACTGCCAGTACACTACAGTCGAGGAGATGAATGAGAGTCAGAGTCAGGTATTAG GGACTCGTCAGTACAGCCATGACTTCATGCTGTGGCTGCGCTACTGTCCAGATGCATATGTCCGTCCGCCTGACTTGCAGCAGATCCCAGGCGTGACTGACAACACACCAG ATGCTTCAATGAGAAACCAGCCTTTTGTTAGAAG GTTCGGACACACCATCAGTCACCGGTTAGACCTGGAGTCGGTCTATAAACACACTCTCCCAGGCTCTGGTAACTCAGAAGTCACGACTCTGCACTCTGAAGTAGGAGCTACTGTCGACTACATCTTCTATTCCCCAAAACGCATCTCACCCTCTGATCAAAGAG CTGGTGGCGACTTAGTGAATAAAGGTCTGAAGTTGATTAGTTGTCTCTCCCTCCTATCAGAGGATGTCTTATGGTCAATGAAAGGCCTTCCCAACCACATATTCCCATCTGACCATCTCAGTCTTCTGGCCAAATTCCAGCTGGACCTGAACGCTGCATGA
- the angel1 gene encoding protein angel homolog 1 isoform X1, which produces MAVSVGLHLLLSGRPPRDVRTSPCVNVLLCSSNASKKGLPPAVVNGTAVWDAGAVTSRRFTQSQTTPLGQQLGPSSGSKGETKERMKEQSPVKQDDTRPDTDKEQLMAVLQGETKNEAKMSQVQSAVKLEETEIQEAQRQDKVETLKKEDTEIDHDRFYNKQNTEDGTNVASEDISPELALGAQLESLQTEDSIQATTCPVQEKTEIQSTEESVTPAEESVQYITYPVTPAEESVQYITYPVTSVEESVQYTTYPVTPAEESVQYTTYPVSPTVDSVQYITYPVTPVVESVQYATYPVTPAEESVQYTIYPVEEQIQIQSLEESVTPAEPSVQETTPLVQEQIQIPGAEEFVPEAETVVKVTECWDEYLADNDGAPSSDLVFTSLLANTENLTFSGQHDTQTGWHFPAGPGLADEVQCPLWQFPAVSYYPPAELTMPFEVMWRVWEEMDESATEARPALIPFPSTKASMDFTVMSYNILAQDLLEANQDLYTHCPLEVLDWSYRCSLLLKEIERWAPDILCLQEVQENHYHEQLYPVLTQMGYTCVYKRRTGTKTDGCATCYRSSLFSEVSVIPLEFFRPDVELLNRHNVGIVLLLRPVVPQGSQVKVTGPLLCVANTHLLFNPRRGDVKLAQLAMMLAEVHRVVKSCKAKGEHCNVILCGDFNSVPHMPLYQFITTGELYYQGLPAWMISGQEDLSYKANCHRLFAPLWPSCLGISDNCQYTTVEEMNESQSQVLGTRQYSHDFMLWLRYCPDAYVRPPDLQQIPGVTDNTPDASMRNQPFVRRFGHTISHRLDLESVYKHTLPGSGNSEVTTLHSEVGATVDYIFYSPKRISPSDQRAGGDLVNKGLKLISCLSLLSEDVLWSMKGLPNHIFPSDHLSLLAKFQLDLNAA; this is translated from the exons ATGGCAGTGTCGGTTGGCTTGCACCTGTTATTGAGCGGACGCCCCCCCCGTGACGTCAGAACGTCAccatgtgtgaatgttttgcTGTGCAGTTCAA ATGCCTCAAAGAAGGGTCTCCCTCCTGCAGTGGTTAATGGCACGGCAGTGTGGGATGCTGGTGCTGTCACAAGCAGGAGGTTCACCCAGTCTCAGACTACCCCACTGGGCCAGCAGCTCGGCCCAAGCAGTGGGTCGAAGGGAGAAACGAAAGAAAGGATGAAAGAGCAAAGTCCAGTAAAGCAAGACGATACGAGGCCTGACACAGACAAAGAACAGTTGATGGCTGTCCTGCAGGGAGAAACAAAGAATGAGGCAAAGATGAGTCAGGTGCAATCTGCAGTGAAGTTGGAAGAAACAGAGATACAAGAGGCACAGCGACAGGACAAAGTGGAAACTCTTAAGAAAGAGGACACAGAAATAGACCATGATAGGTTCTAtaataagcaaaacacagagGATGGAACTAATGTTGCAAGTGAGGACATTAGTCCAGAGCTAGCACTTGGGGCACAATTAGAGTCCCTGCAAACAGAAGACAGCATACAGGCAACAACTTGTCCAGTGCAGGAAAAAACAGAGATACAAAGCACTGAAGAGTCAGTAACTCCAGCTGAGGAGAGTGTTCAATACATCACCTATCCAGTAACTCCAGCTGAAGAGAGTGTTCAATACATCACCTATCCAGTAACTTCAGTTGAGGAGAGTGTTCAATACACCACCTATCCAGTAACTCCAGCTGAGGAGAGCGTTCAGTACACCACCTATCCAGTAAGTCCAACTGTGGACAGTGTTCAATACATCACCTATCCAGTAACTCCAGTTGTGGAGAGTGTTCAATATGCCACCTATCCAGTAACTCCAGCTGAGGAGAGTGTTCAGTACACCATCTATCCAGTGGaggaacaaatacagatacaaagcTTGGAAGAATCAGTAACCCCAGCTGAGCCCAGTGTACAAGAAACAACCCCTTTAGTACaggaacaaatacagatacCAGGGGCTGAAGAGTTTGTGCCTGAAGCTGAAACTGTAGTCAAAGTAACTGAATGCTGGGATGAATATTTAGCTGACAATGATGGGGCACCTAGTTCTGACCTGGTGTTTACCTCCCTTCTTGCAAACACTGAAAACCTTACATTTAGCGGGCAACACGATACACAAACTGGCTGGCACTTTCCTGCAGGACCAGGCCTAGCAGACGAAGTGCAGTGCCCGCTGTGGCAATTTCCTGCCGTGAGCTATTATCCTCCAGCTGAGCTGACAATGCCCTTTGAAG TAATGTGGAGAGTATGGGAGGAGATGGATGAGAGTGCCACTGAAGCAAGGCCTGCCCTGATACCCTTCCCATCCACAAAGGCCTCGATGGACTTCACTGTCATGTCCTACAACATCCTGGCTCAAGACCTGCTGGAGGCCAACCAGgatctgtacacacactgcCCCCTGGAGGTGCTGGACTGGAGCTACCGCTGCAGCCTTCTCTTAAAGGAAATTGAGAGATGGGCACCAGAT ATTCTGTGTCTCCAAGAGGTTCAGGAAAACCACTATCATGAACAACTGTATCCAGTCCTGACTCAGATGG GCTACACCTGTGTGTACAAGCGGCGTACAGGCACCAAGACAGATGGCTGTGCTACTTGCTATCGAAGCAGTCTCTTTTCTGAGGTATCAGTCATCCCGCTGGAGTTCTTCAGGCCTGACGTGGAGCTCCTGAACCGACACAATGTGGGCATTGTTTTGCTGCTTCGGCCAGTGGTCCCCCAGGGGTCACAGGTCAAGGTGACGGGTCCACTTCTCTGTGTGGCCAACACGCACCTGCTCTTCAACCCCAGGAGGGGTGATGTAAAGCTGGCTCAGTTAGCTATGATGCTGGCAGAAGTCCACCGTGTGGTCAAGTCCTGCAAGGCTAAAGGCGAACATTGTAATGTTATACTGTGTGGGGACTTTAACTCTGTCCCCCACATGCCTCTGTACCAGTTCATCACCACCGGTGAGCTCTACTACCAGGGTCTACCAGCATGGATG ATATCAGGTCAAGAGGATTTGTCATACAAGGCCAATTGCCACAGACTGTTTGCTCCTCTGTGGCCCAGCTGTCTGGGAATCAGTGACAACTGCCAGTACACTACAGTCGAGGAGATGAATGAGAGTCAGAGTCAGGTATTAG GGACTCGTCAGTACAGCCATGACTTCATGCTGTGGCTGCGCTACTGTCCAGATGCATATGTCCGTCCGCCTGACTTGCAGCAGATCCCAGGCGTGACTGACAACACACCAG ATGCTTCAATGAGAAACCAGCCTTTTGTTAGAAG GTTCGGACACACCATCAGTCACCGGTTAGACCTGGAGTCGGTCTATAAACACACTCTCCCAGGCTCTGGTAACTCAGAAGTCACGACTCTGCACTCTGAAGTAGGAGCTACTGTCGACTACATCTTCTATTCCCCAAAACGCATCTCACCCTCTGATCAAAGAG CTGGTGGCGACTTAGTGAATAAAGGTCTGAAGTTGATTAGTTGTCTCTCCCTCCTATCAGAGGATGTCTTATGGTCAATGAAAGGCCTTCCCAACCACATATTCCCATCTGACCATCTCAGTCTTCTGGCCAAATTCCAGCTGGACCTGAACGCTGCATGA
- the vash1 gene encoding tubulinyl-Tyr carboxypeptidase 1 — protein MLRATEGSTEERDEEQEDEGEEEMRDGGVPFYVNRGGLPVDEETWERMWRHVGRIHPDGEALGKGIRGATDLPKIPVPSVPTYQPTTTIPQRLEAIQKYIRELQYNHTGTQFFEIKKSRPLTALMDIAKEMTREALPIKCLEAVILGIYLTNNMPGVERFPLSFKSHFSGNFFHHIVLGVHSGGRFGALGMSRREDLMFKPLEFRTLMDLVQEYEGAYKGYWHTLRKVKIGQYVSHDPHSVEQIEWKHSILDVDKLTKEELRKELERHTRDMRLKIGKPAPPSPTKDRRNSMGSPLRGPSSPLRRISRVERRPSGEKKALEQKASGDMNGYQIRV, from the exons ATGCTGAGGGCCACTGAGGGCTCAacggaggagagagatgaggagcaggaggatgaAGGCGAAGAAGAGATGAGGGATGGAGGGGTGCCTTTCTATGTTAACAGAGGAGGCCTTCCGGTGGATGAGGAGACTTGGGAGAGGATGTGGCGCCATGTGGGTCGAATCCACCCTGATGGTGAAGCTTTGGGGAAGGGGATCCGGGGCGCCACTGACCTACCCAAG ATTCCAGTACCGAGTGTGCCTACATACCAACCTACCACCACTATCCCACAGCGCCTGGAAGCCATACAGAAATACATCAGGGAATTACA GTACAATCACACCGGGACACAGTTTTTTGAAATTAAGAAGAGCCGGCCTCTTACTGC GTTGATGGACATCGCTAAGGAGATGACACGTGAAGCTCTGCCAATCAAATGCCTGGAGGCGGTGATCCTGGGGAT TTACCTCACCAACAACATGCCAGGTGTGGAGCGCTTCCCCCTCAGCTTTAAGTCTCATTTCTCAGGAAACTTCTTCCACCACATCGTGCTGGGAGTTCACAGCGGGGGACGCTTCGGCGCGCTGGGCATGAGCCGGAGGGAGGATCTCATGTTCAAGCCCCTGGAGTTCCGTACACTGATGGACTTGGTGCAGGAATATGAAGGAGCCTACAAGGGTTACTGGCACACCCTGCGAAAGGTCAAGATCGGCCAGTACGTGTCCCACGACCCTCATAGCGTGGAGCAGATAGAATGGAAACACTCGATACTAGATGTGGACAAACTGACAAAGGAGGAGCTGCGGAAGGAGCTGGAGAGACACACTCGAGACATGAGGCTGAAG atagGAAAACCTGCACCTCCCTCTCCCACCAAAGACAGGAGGAACAGCATGGGTTCACCCCTCAGAGGACCGAGCAGCCCCTTGCGCAGGATCAGCCGTGTTGAGAGACG CCCCTCCGGAGAGAAGAAGGCTTTGGAACAGAAAGCATCTGGAGACATGAACGGTTATCAGATTCGAGTCTGA
- the fcf1 gene encoding rRNA-processing protein FCF1 homolog, with translation MGKQKTKKFAAMKRMINLKDNRLKEKDRAKAKEKRKKDPSELKEREVPKYPSCLFFQYNTQLGPPYHVLVDTNFINFSIKAKLDIVQSMMDCLYAKCIPYITDCVMAEIEKLGMKYRVALRIAKDPRFERLPCTHKGTYADDCLVQRVTQHKCYILATVDRDLKRRVRKIPGVPIMYISNHRYNIERMPDDYGAPRF, from the exons ATG GGGAAGCAGAAAACCAAGAAGTTTGCTGCCATGAAGAGGATGATCAATTTGAAAGATAATAGACT caAAGAGAAAGACCGCGCTaaagcaaaagagaaaaggaagaaagatcCCTCAGAGCTTAAGGAGAGAGAAGT GCCAAAGTACCCGTCATGTCTGTTCTTCCAGTACAATACTCAGCTTGGTCCACCATACCACGTTCTAGTTGATACCAATTTCATCAACTTCTCTATCAAGGCCAAACTGGACATTGTTCAGTCTATGATGGATTGCCTGTATGCCAAAT GTATCCCATATATAACAGACTGTGTGATGGCTGAAATTGAAAAACTTGGAATGAAATACAGAGTTGCACTCAG GATAGCCAAGGATCCAAGGTTTGAGCGCCTGCCATGCACACACAAGGGAACATATGCTGATGACTGTTTGGTCCAAAGGGTAACGCAG caCAAGTGTTACATCCTGGCTACTGTGGACAGAGATCTAAAGAGGAGGGTCAGGAAGATCCCTGGAGTGCCCATCATGTACATCTCAAACCACAG GTACAATATTGAACGGATGCCTGATGACTATGGTGCTCCaagattttaa